Proteins encoded together in one Ictidomys tridecemlineatus isolate mIctTri1 chromosome 3, mIctTri1.hap1, whole genome shotgun sequence window:
- the Atp6v1a gene encoding V-type proton ATPase catalytic subunit A, protein MMDFSKLPKIIDEDKESTFGYVHGVSGPVVTACDMAGAAMYELVRVGHSELVGEIIRLEGDMATIQVYEETSGVSVGDPVLRTGKPLSVELGPGIMGAIFDGIQRPLSDISSQTQSIYIPRGVNVSALSRDVKWDFTPCKNLRVGSHITGGDIYAIVNENSLIKHKIMLPPRNRGTVTYIAPPGNYDTSDVVLELEFEGIKEKFNMVQVWPVRQVRPVTEKLPANHPLLTGQRVLDALFPCVQGGTTAIPGAFGCGKTVISQSLSKYSNSDVIIYVGCGERGNEMSEVLRDFPELTMEVDGKVESIMKRTALVANTSNMPVAAREASIYTGITLSEYFRDMGYHVSMMADSTSRWAEALREISGRLAEMPADSGYPAYLGARLASFYERAGRVKCLGNPEREGSVSIVGAVSPPGGDFSDPVTSATLGIVQVFWGLDKKLAQRKHFPSVNWLISYSKYMRALDEYYDKHFTEFVPLRTKAKEILQEEEDLAEIVQLVGKASLAETDKITLEVAKLIKDDFLQQNGYTPYDRFCPFYKTVGMLSNMIAFYDMARRAVETTAQSDNKITWSIIREHMGEILYKLSSMKFKDPVKDGEAKIKGDYAQLLEDMQNAFRSLED, encoded by the exons ATGATGGATTTCTCCAAGCTACCCAAAATAATCGATGAAGATAAAGAAAGCACATTTGGTTATGTTCATGGGGTCTCAGGGCCTG TGGTTACAGCCTGTGACATGGCAGGTGCAGCCATGTATGAGCTGGTAAGAGTGGGTCACAGTGAGTTGGTTGGAGAGATTATTCGATTGGAAGGTGACATGGCTACTATTCAGGTGTATGAAGAAACTT CTGGTGTATCTGTTGGAGACCCTGTACTCCGAACTGGAAAACCTCTCTCCGTTGAGCTTGGTCCTGGCATTATGGGAGCCATTTTTGATGGTATTCAAAGACCTTTGTCAGATATCAGCAGTCAGACCCAAAGTATCTACATCCCCAGAGGAGTAAATGTGTCTGCTCTTAGCAGAGATGTTAAATGGGATTTTACACCATGCAAAAACCTACGG GTTGGTAGCCATATCACTGGTGGAGATATTTATGCAATTGTCAATGAGAACTCACTCATCAAACACAAAATCATGTTACCCCCACGAAACCGAGGAACTGTCACTTATATTGCCCCACCTGGGAATTATGATACCTCT GATGTTGTCTTGGAGCTTGAATTTGAAGGTATAAAGGAGAAGTTCAACATGGTCCAGGTATGGCCTGTTCGTCAAGTTCGTCCTGTCACTGAGAAGCTGCCAGCCAATCATCCTTTGCTGACTGGCCAGAGAGTCCTTGATGCCCTTTTTCC gTGTGTACAAGGTGGAACTACTGCTATCCCTGGAGCTTTTGGCTGTGGAAAGACAGTGATATCACAGTCTCTCTCCAAGTATTCCAATAGTGATGTGATCATTTATGTAGGATGTGGTGAAAGAGGAAACGAGATGTCTGAAGTCCTCCGGGACTTCCCAGAG cTCACTATGGAAGTTGATGGTAAGGTAGAGTCAATCATGAAGAGGACAGCTTTAGTAGCCAATACCTCCAATATGCCTGTTGCTGCTAGAGAAGCCTCTATTTATACTG GCATTACACTATCAGAATATTTCCGTGACATGGGCTACCATGTCAGTATGATGGCTGACTCTACCTCGAGATGGGCCGAGGCCCTTAGAGAAATCTCTGGTCGCTTAGCTGAAATGCCTGCAG atagTGGATATCCTGCATATCTTGGTGCACGTCTGGCTTCTTTCTATGAGCGAGCAGGCAGAGTGAAATGTCTTGGAAATCCTGAAAGAGAAGGAAGTGTCAGCATTGTAGGAGC agtTTCTCCACCTGGTGGTGATTTTTCTGATCCAGTTACATCTGCTACTCTTGGTATTGTTCAG gtgTTTTGGGGATTAGATAAGAAACTAGCCCAACGTAAGCATTTCCCCTCTGTCAACTGGCTCATCAGCTACAGCAAGTACATGCGTGCATTGGACGAGTACTATGACAAACATTTCACAGAGTTTGTTCCTCTGAGGACCAAAGCTAAGGAAATTCTTCAGGAAGAAGAAGACCTGGCAGAAATTGTACAGCTTGTGGGAAAG gcCTCTTTAGCAGAAACTGATAAAATCACTTTGGAGGTTGCAAAGCTTATCAAAGATGACTTCCTACAACAAAATGGATATACACCTTATGACAG GTTCTGCCCATTCTACAAGACAGTAGGGATGCTGTCCAACATGATTGCATTTTATGATATGGCCCGTAGAGCTGTTGAAACCACTGCCCAGAGTGACAATAAAATCACATGGTCGATTATCCGTGAGCACATGGGGGAGATCCTCTATAAACTTTCCTCCATGAAATTCAAG